A genomic region of Caulobacter vibrioides contains the following coding sequences:
- a CDS encoding sensor histidine kinase, which produces MPLANTPQGSPARAHASAPWSLLIGPGALLALAALGLAEPMPAVLAALAVGGAGVFLNRRKEARTAGVEGSILAQPTVTAAEQPPFAAILDQLPDPLMVIAAEEADDLTGRRFLFANATARELFKIQHKGALLVTAVRHPRVLEAVDEALFGGIEGVAEFETGGVQGRTWLASARPLKETVGRSRLALLALRDETDARRSERTRADFLANASHELRTPLASLSGFIETLRGHAKDDPGARDKFLAIMLAQAERMSRLIDDLMSLSRIELNEHIAPLGRVDLSMAVIDVIDALGPQAREKAVVFDPVLPPRGGAIVDGDRDQIIQVVQNLVDNAIKYTPRDGVVRIEVFPSLAVEAASAPRDPAASRMSLLTPDHDPAERYAVLRVTDRGPGLAREHLPRLTERFYRVEGQKSGDKSGTGLGLAIVKHIMNRHRGGLTVESVQGQGATFGVYLPMAKAEAVAKPTTTTVAEA; this is translated from the coding sequence ATGCCGTTGGCGAACACACCCCAGGGCAGTCCCGCGCGCGCTCATGCGAGCGCGCCGTGGTCGTTGTTGATTGGGCCGGGGGCGCTTTTGGCGCTGGCGGCGCTGGGTCTTGCCGAGCCGATGCCTGCGGTCCTCGCCGCGCTTGCGGTGGGCGGCGCAGGCGTTTTTCTGAACCGCCGAAAAGAGGCGAGAACCGCCGGCGTCGAGGGAAGCATCCTGGCCCAACCGACGGTGACCGCGGCCGAGCAGCCGCCCTTCGCCGCGATCTTGGACCAGTTGCCCGATCCGCTGATGGTGATCGCGGCCGAGGAGGCCGACGACCTCACGGGCCGGCGCTTCCTGTTCGCCAACGCCACCGCCCGCGAACTGTTCAAGATTCAGCACAAGGGGGCGCTGCTGGTGACCGCCGTGCGTCATCCGCGCGTTCTGGAGGCGGTCGACGAGGCCTTGTTCGGCGGGATCGAGGGCGTGGCCGAGTTCGAGACTGGCGGCGTGCAAGGGCGTACGTGGCTGGCGTCCGCGCGCCCGCTCAAGGAGACGGTCGGTCGTTCGCGACTTGCGCTCCTGGCCTTGCGCGATGAGACCGACGCCCGCCGCAGCGAGCGCACGCGCGCCGACTTCTTGGCCAACGCCAGCCACGAGCTGCGTACGCCGCTCGCGTCGCTGTCCGGCTTCATCGAGACCCTGCGCGGCCACGCCAAGGACGATCCCGGCGCCCGCGACAAGTTCCTGGCCATCATGCTGGCCCAGGCTGAGCGGATGTCGCGCCTGATCGATGACCTGATGAGCCTTTCCCGGATCGAGCTGAACGAGCACATCGCCCCGCTGGGCCGTGTCGATCTCTCCATGGCCGTGATCGACGTGATCGACGCCCTGGGTCCGCAGGCCCGTGAAAAGGCGGTGGTGTTCGACCCCGTGCTGCCGCCGCGCGGCGGCGCGATCGTCGACGGGGATCGCGACCAGATCATCCAGGTCGTGCAAAACCTGGTCGATAACGCCATCAAGTACACGCCGCGTGACGGTGTCGTGCGGATCGAGGTGTTCCCCAGCTTGGCGGTCGAGGCCGCGTCGGCGCCGCGCGATCCGGCAGCGTCGCGGATGTCGTTGCTGACGCCGGATCATGACCCCGCCGAGCGCTACGCCGTGCTTCGCGTCACCGATCGGGGCCCCGGACTGGCGCGCGAGCACCTGCCGCGCCTGACCGAGCGGTTCTACCGCGTCGAAGGTCAGAAGAGCGGCGACAAGTCCGGCACCGGCCTGGGCCTGGCGATCGTGAAACACATCATGAACCGCCATCGCGGCGGCCTGACGGTCGAGAGCGTTCAAGGCCAGGGGGCCACCTTCGGCGTCTACCTGCCGATGGCGAAGGCCGAGGCGGTTGCGAAACCGACGACCACGACGGTCGCCGAAGCCTGA
- the pstC gene encoding phosphate ABC transporter permease subunit PstC, translated as MLTWLSLLVLALFSGAAFVAGRRRATTTAAGRTRVLHSLPNYYGAYVALWAGIPAALLLMLGVMFAGRVEDTILQSTRPAAVQALEPDRQAVFYSDARAIAAKQAPSEVTYEGELKVALDAKVAEAKRIETLLNTGMLAGAGVLALAGFLLAFPRINPEFRARNRVEGWTNILLIACSVAAVLTTLGIVLSLVWESWRFFQSVSPLSFLLGTEWSPQIAMRADQVASSGAFGAVPLFAGTFLIMLIAMLVAAPVGLYSAIYLSEYAGRTVRGVVKPLLEILAGVPTVVYGFFAALTVGPLFRAGFNAIGAALPPGPLATYLMEVQNQMALVAGVVMGIMLIPFVSSLSDDIINAVPQSLRDGSYAMGATKSETVKKVVLPAALPGIMAAMLLAVSRAVGETMIVTMAAGLQAKLTANPLDTVTTVTVQIVTLLTGDQEFDSPKTLSAFGLGLTLFVVTLCLNIVALRIVQKYREQYD; from the coding sequence ATGCTGACCTGGCTCTCGCTTCTCGTTCTGGCGCTGTTTTCTGGTGCAGCTTTCGTGGCTGGCCGACGTCGGGCGACGACCACGGCCGCAGGCCGAACCCGCGTCCTGCACTCCCTTCCCAACTACTACGGGGCCTATGTGGCGCTTTGGGCCGGCATTCCCGCCGCGTTGCTGCTGATGCTGGGCGTCATGTTCGCCGGTCGTGTCGAGGACACGATCCTGCAGTCGACCCGCCCCGCCGCCGTTCAGGCGCTGGAGCCGGACCGCCAGGCGGTGTTCTACAGCGACGCCCGCGCGATTGCGGCCAAGCAGGCCCCCTCGGAAGTTACCTACGAGGGCGAGCTGAAGGTTGCTCTGGACGCCAAGGTCGCCGAGGCCAAGCGTATCGAGACGCTGCTGAATACGGGCATGTTGGCCGGCGCCGGCGTCCTGGCCCTGGCGGGTTTCCTGCTGGCCTTTCCGCGCATCAACCCCGAGTTCCGCGCCCGCAATCGCGTCGAGGGTTGGACCAACATCCTGCTGATCGCCTGCTCCGTGGCGGCGGTCCTCACGACCTTGGGCATCGTGCTGTCCCTGGTCTGGGAAAGCTGGCGCTTCTTCCAGAGCGTTAGCCCGCTCTCGTTCCTGCTCGGAACGGAGTGGAGCCCGCAGATCGCCATGCGCGCCGACCAGGTCGCATCTTCGGGCGCTTTTGGCGCCGTGCCGCTGTTCGCCGGCACCTTCCTGATCATGTTGATCGCCATGCTGGTGGCCGCGCCCGTCGGCCTCTACTCGGCGATCTACCTCTCGGAGTACGCCGGGCGCACCGTCCGTGGCGTCGTCAAGCCGCTGCTCGAGATTCTGGCAGGCGTGCCCACCGTGGTCTACGGCTTCTTCGCCGCCCTGACCGTGGGTCCGCTGTTCCGCGCCGGCTTCAACGCCATTGGCGCGGCCCTGCCCCCTGGCCCACTGGCCACCTACCTGATGGAAGTCCAGAACCAGATGGCGCTGGTGGCCGGGGTGGTGATGGGGATCATGCTGATCCCGTTCGTCTCCTCGCTGTCGGACGACATCATCAACGCCGTGCCGCAAAGCCTGCGTGACGGCAGCTACGCGATGGGCGCCACCAAGTCGGAAACGGTCAAGAAGGTCGTCCTGCCGGCCGCCCTGCCGGGCATCATGGCCGCCATGCTGCTGGCCGTTTCGCGCGCCGTCGGCGAAACCATGATCGTGACCATGGCCGCCGGTCTGCAAGCCAAGCTCACCGCCAACCCGCTCGATACGGTGACCACCGTCACCGTCCAGATCGTCACCTTGCTCACCGGCGACCAGGAGTTCGACAGCCCCAAGACCCTGTCGGCCTTTGGCCTGGGCCTGACCCTCTTCGTGGTCACCCTCTGCCTGAACATCGTCGCCCTGCGCATCGTCCAGAAGTACCGGGAACAATATGACTGA
- the pstA gene encoding phosphate ABC transporter permease PstA, translating to MTDATRGAAGPRQTLSAAEARLKKRHRAERLFKAQGLAAIIVAMIFLVVLVGRIVTQGYSTFETHTLSVPVYLNPERIDTSDLSGVNYDYIVAEAVMKKLGVQDDDYGTISTKVQDLMSRDFGFQILNKLKADQSLIGQTITLKGPLKADADLYFKGELKRSTDEGDRKLDNQQLDWLDKLKKDGAITSGFNVGFFTHSDSTEPEQAGVLGAVVGSAMMLLITALISVPVGVMAAVYLEEFAPKNRWTDIIEVNINNLAAVPSIVYGLLGLALFINWLNVPRGSPLVGGLVLALMALPTVIIATRSALKAVPPSIREAALGVGASKTQTVFHHVLPLAMPGVMTGAILSLAHALGETAPLLMIGMVSFVPGVPEGLTSAATVLPVQVFIWENASERAFHERTAAAIMVLLVFMIVMNALAVILRRRFERRW from the coding sequence ATGACTGACGCGACTCGCGGCGCGGCCGGCCCGCGCCAGACTCTCTCGGCCGCCGAGGCCCGGCTCAAGAAGCGCCACCGCGCCGAGCGCCTCTTCAAGGCGCAAGGGCTGGCGGCGATCATCGTCGCGATGATCTTCCTGGTGGTGTTGGTCGGACGGATCGTGACGCAGGGCTACTCGACCTTCGAGACCCATACCCTGTCCGTGCCGGTCTATCTGAACCCCGAGCGGATCGACACGTCCGACCTGTCCGGCGTCAACTACGACTACATCGTCGCCGAGGCGGTGATGAAGAAGCTGGGCGTTCAGGACGACGATTACGGGACCATCTCGACCAAGGTCCAGGACCTGATGTCGCGAGATTTCGGCTTCCAGATCCTCAACAAGCTCAAGGCCGACCAGTCGCTGATCGGCCAGACCATTACGCTGAAGGGCCCGCTGAAGGCCGATGCGGACCTCTACTTCAAGGGCGAGCTCAAGCGCTCGACCGACGAAGGTGATCGCAAGCTCGACAATCAGCAACTGGACTGGCTGGACAAGCTGAAGAAGGACGGCGCGATCACCTCGGGCTTCAATGTCGGCTTCTTCACCCACTCCGACTCGACCGAGCCAGAGCAGGCCGGGGTGTTGGGCGCGGTGGTCGGTTCGGCCATGATGCTGCTGATCACGGCCCTGATCTCGGTGCCTGTAGGCGTGATGGCCGCTGTCTATCTGGAAGAGTTCGCGCCGAAGAACCGCTGGACCGACATCATCGAGGTGAACATCAACAACCTCGCGGCCGTGCCGTCGATCGTCTACGGCCTGCTGGGCCTGGCCCTCTTCATCAACTGGCTGAACGTCCCGCGCGGTTCGCCCTTGGTGGGCGGCCTGGTGCTGGCCCTGATGGCCCTGCCCACCGTGATCATCGCCACCCGCTCGGCGCTGAAGGCCGTGCCGCCTTCGATCCGTGAAGCCGCCCTGGGTGTCGGCGCCAGCAAGACGCAGACCGTTTTTCACCATGTGCTGCCGCTGGCCATGCCGGGCGTGATGACCGGCGCGATCCTGTCGCTGGCCCACGCCCTGGGAGAGACCGCGCCGCTGCTGATGATCGGCATGGTCTCGTTCGTGCCGGGGGTGCCCGAAGGCCTCACCAGCGCCGCCACGGTCCTGCCGGTTCAGGTGTTCATCTGGGAGAACGCGTCTGAACGCGCCTTCCATGAGCGCACCGCCGCCGCGATCATGGTCCTTCTTGTCTTCATGATCGTGATGAACGCCCTGGCCGTGATCCTGCGCCGCCGCTTTGAGCGCCGCTGGTAG
- the pstB gene encoding phosphate ABC transporter ATP-binding protein PstB: MTVQSPDDSARAPVTSAAPVAPAIAAPKIKARGVKVFYGDKQALFDVDLDIPAKSVTAFIGPSGCGKSTFLRCINRMNDTIPSARVEGTIEIDGADVNARSVDPVVLRSRVGMVFQKPNPFPKTIFENVAYGPRIHGLASGKAELEAIVESSLKKAGLWNEVADRLHQPGTGLSGGQQQRLVIARAIAVSPEVILMDEPCSALDPIATAKIEELIDELRSQFCIVIVTHSMAQAARVSQRTAFFHLGKLVESGPTEEMFTNPRDNRTQDYITGRFG, translated from the coding sequence ATGACCGTCCAAAGCCCCGATGATTCCGCCCGCGCGCCGGTGACCTCCGCCGCCCCTGTCGCTCCGGCGATCGCCGCCCCGAAAATCAAGGCGCGCGGCGTCAAGGTCTTCTATGGCGACAAGCAGGCCCTGTTCGACGTCGACCTCGACATTCCGGCCAAGTCGGTCACCGCCTTCATCGGCCCGTCGGGCTGCGGCAAGTCGACCTTCCTGCGCTGCATCAACCGCATGAACGACACGATCCCTTCGGCGCGCGTCGAAGGAACGATCGAGATCGACGGCGCCGACGTCAACGCCAGGAGCGTCGACCCGGTGGTCCTGCGCTCGCGCGTCGGCATGGTGTTCCAGAAGCCGAACCCCTTCCCGAAGACCATCTTCGAGAATGTCGCCTATGGGCCGCGCATCCATGGCCTAGCGAGCGGCAAGGCCGAACTGGAAGCCATCGTCGAAAGCAGCCTCAAGAAGGCTGGTCTCTGGAACGAGGTCGCCGATCGCCTGCACCAGCCCGGCACCGGCCTCTCGGGCGGCCAGCAGCAGCGTCTGGTGATCGCCCGCGCCATCGCCGTGTCGCCCGAAGTGATCCTGATGGACGAGCCCTGCTCGGCCCTGGACCCGATCGCGACGGCGAAGATCGAGGAGCTGATCGACGAGCTGCGCAGCCAGTTCTGCATCGTCATCGTCACGCACTCGATGGCCCAGGCCGCCCGCGTCTCGCAGCGCACGGCCTTCTTCCACCTCGGCAAGCTGGTTGAGAGCGGCCCGACCGAGGAGATGTTCACCAATCCTCGCGACAACCGCACCCAGGACTACATCACCGGCCGCTTCGGCTGA